Within Bifidobacterium dentium JCM 1195 = DSM 20436, the genomic segment GGCATGGCCGCGACCAGCGGTGCCGTCAAAGCGCTATGGGCCAACAGCAAAGCCGTACTCAGCGAAGAGGACATCGACGGCGTAGTGGATGACGCCGCGACCCAATTCTCATTCCCCATCACGGTGACCGCCGATTCCATATCAGATGACACCGATGCGGAATCCCAATTGGAAAAGACCGGGCGCATTCCGGTCATCGGCGCCGACGGTCAGATCATTCAACCCGGCGAGGAATCCCAACGCGCATTGGAAGCCGAACGTGCCGCCATTGACGCGGCCTACGCAGCCGGCAACGCACCGGTACCACCAAGTTTCGCACCGAAGAATCCGCCGACTGAAGATGATTCCTCCGACGTGGCGGATGCCACATTGTTCGGCAAGGTCAAGACCAAGGTCGTGGCCATCATCATCGCCGTCATCGTTGTGGCAGTAGCCTTGGGATTCGCCATCCACGGACTGACCAAGAACACTTCCACGGGCACTTCCGCCGGCACTTCCGCAAGCGCCTGGCCGGAGATGAATCTTGACGATGTCCCGTTCGGCACCGAGACTATGCAGCCCTCCGATGACTCCAGCTCGGCGGCGGACGCCGACGCCAGCCCCTCCGCTACGAAGAAGGCCACCAAGCAGGCGGAAGATAAGGTCATTACCACTGATAAGAAGACCAAGAAGGTACCGGACCCGAAGCAGCCGGAGAACAACACCCCGTATGAGATCGACAATCGTCAGTTCGTGTCCAATCCCGACGGGCAACAGGGCTACGGCTACTATGTGCATCTGAGTCAACCGCATGATGTCTACCGTCTGGTCATCAAGATCCGCTCTTCGGGCGGTCAGGGCTATGTGCGTGTCAATACCACGTCGAACCCCACTCAAGGTGAGCAGGTGGCACAGTTCGAGTTCGATGCCAGCGGCACCACCGATGTGAAGTTCGATAGGACCGTGAACACGCAGGACATCCTGCTGTGGGTGCCTTTGGACAGTCTGCCGGGCAACCAGCTGTATATCGACAGCTTCCAAGTGTTCTAAGCGCCGTACTTCTTGTTGGCGTTCCTCCAGGCCCCATATCATTCGTTCTTCGTCGAATGATACGGGGCCTTCGCATGTTTTCGTTCGCATGGCGGTGCGGAACGTTACCGCATTCGTTACATGACACTCGTTAGTATGTGACCTCGTGAACCAAGAGAACACCGTTGAAATCACTACCGAAAACGCTTCGGAACATACTCCGGAGACCACCCGCCACGAACATGTGCGCAATGTCGCAGACCTGTTCGTCGAATGCCTAGTCAACGAAGGCGTACACGTCATTTATGGCATTCCCGGCGAAGAGAACATCCCGCTGATGGAAGCCCTGGAACGCGATGGACGCATACGTTTCGTATTGACCCGCCATGAGCAGGGAGCGGGCTTCATGGCCTCCACGCAAGGCCATCTCACCGGCAAACCGGGCGTCTGCATGGCCACGCTCGGACCGGGCGCATTGAATCTCACCCTGCCGGTGGCGCAAGCCAACGCCAGCACCATTCCGATGGTCGCCATCTGCGCACAGGGCAATGTGAGCCGTCTATACAAGGAATCACATCAGATCGTGGATCTGGTGTCGGTGTTCCGCCCACTGACGCAATGGACCAGTATGATCGCCACACCAAGTTCGGTGCCGGAAATCATCCGTAAGGCCTTCTCCGTAGCACAGCGGAAACGCCCCGGTGCAACCTGTCTGATTCTGCCCGAAGACGTGGCCGAGATGCCCGTTCCAGCCGGAATCAGGCCACTGCCGTTGCCGGATACTATGCATATCCGCCCGACGGACGGTACCATCGCCCGCGCGGCTGACATCATCAGTCAGGCGCAGCATCCGATCATTCTGGCCGGTAACGGCGTGGCCCGCGCTCATGCTGAGAATCGTCTGCTGGCACTGGCCGAACAGCTGAATGTGCCGGTGGCCACCACCTTCGAAGGCAAGGGCGTGATTTCGGATCATATTCCGAACGCACTTGGCGTAGTCGGTTTCATGAAACATGATTATGAAAATTTTGCTTTTGATGAAGCTGATTTAATTATCTCTGTCGGCTTTTCCATTCAACAGTTCGACCCAAAGAAAATTAACCCAAATGATGATAAGACTATCATTCATATCAATACCTTTATTGAAGATACCGATGCGCACTATTCAACCGCATTGAATATCATGGGTGACATCGACCAGACTTTAGAGGCGTTGATCACCCGTCTTCAAGTGAAAGGCATTCGCTTCGACGAATCGCACCCGTTGATTCACGAGTTGTTGAATTCGGAATTCCGCTCGTATGCAAGCGATGATTCTTTCCCGATGAAACCGCAACGTATCGTATATGACACCCGTCGCGCCATGGCGGATGACGATATCACGCTGGTAGACACCGGCGCATTGAAGATGTGGATGGCCCGCCTGTACCCGACGTACTATTCCAACACCTGCGTGATCGACAATTCGTTGTCTACCATGGCATGGACATTGCCCGGCGCCGTGGCCGCATCACTGGAAAATCCTGGCCGACCAGTATTGGCGGTAATGGGCGACGGCAGTTTCCTGATGAACGTGCAGGAAATAGAGACGTCCGTTCGCGTAGGCGCGCGTATGGTGGTGCTGGTGTGGGTCGACAAGGCCTATGGCCTGATCAAATGGAAGATGAACATTCACAATGGCTCGTACGAGGATGTCGATTTCGATGATCCGGATGTGCTGGAGTTGGCCCATAGTTTTGGAGCGCGTGGTCATGTGATAGAGGCGGCCGACGAGCTCTACCCCACCCTATGCGAGGCGTTAAAGAACCAGTCCGGCGTCGACATCATCGCCTGCCCTGTCGATTACAGTGAGAACATGAAGCTCATCGAAAAACTCGGCGAAGTCGATTTCGGCAACTGATTTTCACTGAGGTGCCAACGATATGATGCTGGCTGTTTCACGTGAAACAGCCAGCATCCATCATGTTCACTCCCTCTTCCAACCTTCATGATGACCGGTTATCGCAAAATACGATAACGGGTGGAATACGCCCTGAGCTCATACGGCATGGCTCGGCGGAAGTGCTCGTATGGTGGGACCATGAGCGATTTGCGAGATGTAGTTATTATCGGATCCGGCCCGGCAGGATACACTGCAGCCATCTATCTAGGCCGTGCGGGATACAGACCACTGGTCATCGCCGGGGCACTGACTCCCGGCGGACAGCTGGTCAACACCACTGAGGTGGAAAATTTCCCGGGATTTCCCGATGGCATTCTCGGCCCCGATCTTATGGACAACATGAGGAAACAGGCCGAAAAGTTCGGCGCCGAAATCATCTGGGACGATGTCGTATCCGTTACCGTCGATGTCGAATCCGATACGAAGACCGTAACCCTTGACCAAGGCGACATATATCAGACCAGGGCCGTGGTAGTAGCCACCGGTTCCCAGTATCGCAAACTCGGCGTACCAGGCGAATCCGAATTCTCCGGCAAGGGTGTCTCCTACTGCGCAACCTGCGATGGATTCTTCTTCCGAGATAAGCCGATTGTTGTAATAGGTGGCGGAGATAGCGCCTTCGAAGAAGCCGATTTCCTATCCCGTTTTGGATCCTCCGTTACGCTGATTCATCGCCGTGATTCGTTCCGTGCCTCTCAAATTATGGTCGAGCGAGCCAAGAACAATCCGAAGATTGATTTCATTCTTAATTCCGTAATTGAAGAGATTAATGGAAATGATAATGGAGTTAATTCAATTTCTATACGTAACTTGAAAAACGAATCTGTGGAAGTTATTTCTGCAAATGGGGTTTTTGTCGCTATTGGACACACTCCCGCCACTACTTTCCTTGATGGTGTGGTAAATCGTGATGAGGCCGGATATATCCAGGTGGAAGGTGCCAGTACCAGAACCAGCGCTCCGGGAATTTTCGCCGCCGGCGACTGCGTCGATAGTGTTTATCGCCAGGCCATCAGCGCCGCCGGAATGGGTTGCCGCGCCGCTCTCGACGCCCAATCCTATCTGCAGTAGTCTGCCCGGTTTTCTGCCGCATTCCCGCAGCAAGTCCCGTATTACGCGCTTGTTTTTGTCATGTGTCCACAGAGGGGGAGGTGTGGCATATCCTATTTAAGACCGTAGAGACTCGGCCTGAGCGGCCCGGAGTGCGCCGTAATAGGATATGTCATTCCCTCCCACGGACATATCAATCACTGCTGCTGCATGAGCAGATCGACGATTCGGTTCATGTCGTCTTCGGATTTGAACACGATTTCGATGCGGCCATGCTTCTTGGATCCCTTGATTGACACCTTGGTACCGAAACGTTGTTCAAGACCCATTTGCACCGGAGTACCAGCCCAGGGATTCAGCTTATTCGCCTTGGGTTTCTTCGGCTGATCGCTTTCGGAAACCTTCATCGACACGATTTCCTCGGTGCTACGCACCGACAATCCTTCGGAAATAATGCGAGTCGCCAGCTGTTCCATGTCAGATTCGGCAGGCAGGCCCAACAATGCGCGGGCATGTCCGGCGGAAAGCAGTCCCGAAGCGACTTTTTTCTGTACGACCGCCGGCAGATGCAGCAACCGCAGGGTATTGGCAATCTGCGGGCGTGACTTCGAAACGGATTTGGAAAGCTGCGCCTGCGTTAAACCGAAATCATCGATCATCTGCTGATATGCGGCCGCCTCTTCCAATGGATTCAATGCAACACGATGCAGATTCTCCAGCAAGGCATCGCGCAGCATATCGTCATCCGCAGTGGTTTTGACGATTGCCGGTATCGTCTTCAGACCGGCAATCTGCGAAGCACGCCAACGACGCTCGCCCATGATGAGCTCGTACATGCTGTCCATGCGGGCCTCGAACATATTATGGGCCTCAGACGCATTCTTTGCGCTCTCCTGCGCCTGTTCACGCTGTTCCTTACGTGCGGCCTCGATCTGCTCGCTTGGGCGCTTACGCACAACGATTGGCTGAAGCACGCCGACTTCCTGAATGGAGTCAGCCAACTCACGCAAATCATCCTCATCAAAGATGGTGCGTGGCTGATGCAGATTCGGACCAACGTCACTGAGCCGTAATTCAACAAGATAGCCGCCTTGAACCGGCAACAATTCCGGCTCTTCGTTCTTCTTGTCAGATGATTCGGTTTCACGTGAAACACTTGTTTGTTTTTCAACCGACTGTTGCGACGATTCCACCCCCAGACCGGAACTACCGAAGAACATATCCGCAGGATGGGCGGTTTCATTCAAGGTAATGGAAGGCATTGCATTCCGTCGACTTGAAGTTTTTTTCGCAGTTTCACGTGAAACACTCTTTTTGCCGGACTGTTTCATGCCATGCACGGCATCGACGGAGGCCTGTGCAGTAGCAACGGAAGTCTTGCTATCCTGCGGTTTCTCGGCAGCGGCTTGAGGTTCCTGCACAACATCTTCGTGCTTCTGGCTCTCCCCCGGCAAAGCGGGGAATAACGCTCCAAGACCCTTGCCCAAACGCGACTTCGTAGCCATAATCAGTTCTCGTTTCTTCTCGCATCAATAGCCTGCAGCACCGTCGGGGAACGACGTGCGATTTCCAATGCAGCCTCGCAATAGGAAATCGCTCCCATACCTTTCGGATCGTAGGCGATCACACTCTGATTGAAACTCGGAGCTTCGGAGATTTTCACCGTACGCGGAATGGTGGTGTCAAGCACGATGGTCGGATAGTGCTTTTTGACTTCCTCATGCACTTCACGGCTCAACAGCGTACGCTTATCAAACATCGTGACCAGCATGGTGGATACCAGCAGGGCGGGATTGAAATGCTCCTGCACCAAACCGATGGTGTTAATCAGTTGTCCAAGTCCCTCCAGTGCGTAATACTCCGCCTGAATTGGGATCAACATCTCCGTAACCGCGCACATGGCATTGATGACCAACAGTCCCAAACTCGGAGGGCAGTCGATGATCACATAATCATAGTGCTGTTCGCTGGTGTTCAGAAATTCATCGACCGCACGTTTGAGCAACACATTACGGTCAGCCATATCGGCGACTTCCAGCTCGGCACCACTCAGATCGATGGAGGCCGGCACCACGTCGAGCAATTCACAATCAGGACAGGTCTGCTTGACTTCGGCAATGCTCATACGCCCTTCAAGCACGTCATACACGGAAGGTTCCCCCGAGGTATGCCGCGCTCCAAGAGCGGTGGAAGCGTTCCCTTGCGGATCCATATCAATCAGTAATACTCGGGCACCATACTGTGCCAGCGCGGAGGAAACGTTCACCGCGGTCGTCGTTTTGCCGACGCCACCTTTCTGATTGGCTACGGCAATCATGCGAGTACGTTCCGGCTTAGGGAACGTCACCTTCTGCAGAGCACGATATCGCGATGATTCATCAGCTATCTGTGCGCCTAACGGGGAGGAGCTTCCTCCGAAAATACGTTTAATGGTATCCGTGGCGGATTCCATAGACGTCAGGTTGTCTGGTCCTTCAGGTCCAGTCATGAACTAGCCCTCCTCGATTACTTACAGTATGTTCAAGTTTCTTCATTTGGGTGGACATGTAGTACATTGTGCGCAAATGTGGATAACTGTGTATAGCTGGTGGATAACCTACGTGGCGCTTAAAAGAATATCCACAGGATAAACGTTGCAATATAGCGAAATTTTTTCATCCCAAATCATGACGTCTGCAAGTGTGGACAAAGTGGATAACTTCGCCAAATTGTGGATAACTTATCTTTTGTCAACCAGCAGAATATGCGTTGACTCCAGTCCCGGCCCCACCTCGGCATCAACCACCCGAGGACGGACTCCCCCGCTCTTGGCGATCTCCTTCGAGGCCTTATCGATCTCATCTTGTGCGGATTGTCCTTTCAGGGCGACTAGACGACCTCCCGTCTCAAGCAAGGGCAACGTCCATCCGGAAAGTTTGGTCATGGGCGCTACGGCACGGCAGGTCACCACGGCAAACGGATGACTTGTGGCAATTGGATTACCATCCAGGTCGAGTACGGGAGTGGTATGCGATATTGCTCCCCTGTTCTTCCTGCTGGTTTTGGAACCGCGGATGGCATCAATCATTGCATTGGCGCGTGACCGCACCACCGTGACATTGTCAAGGCCCATGTCGTTGACGCATTCATTGAGCCATTCGACGCGACGTTCCATGGGCTCCACCAGCGTGAACCGATGATCCGACAGACATGCGGCCGCGACGATTCCAGGGAATCCACCGCCACTACCAATATCAGCCACCGTCTTGAATTGCCTGCGTACCGTTGCTTCACGTACAAATGGCACAATCGCCGCAGAATTCAGGATATGTCGTTCCCAGATAATACCGACGTCACGCGGTCCGATAAGTCCGCGGGGCTCTCCCTCCTGTGCTAGTTTGTCATGAAAGATACGCAACTTCACAAGCGCATCCCCAAGTACTTCTTCCAAAATCGGCGAATCATCAAGTTCGTCAGTCACTTCAGTCATGCTCTCTATCCTATAACCACAGGGATATCAACCACCTCCATAAATAACATGACGGCAGTGTTATAGTAGAGAGAGGGAGGGCGATGTTCTTTCGTGACAGTCTAAGACGCAACTGGAATATTGGCCTTCGAAGCTGTCACACATAAAAAACGCCGCACAATGGCGGCGTTATGTTTCACGTGAAACGAATCAGATTTCGACGATATCTTCGAAATCATCCTCTTCGGTGGTCGTTCCGGCAGATCCCGACTTGAGGTACACCGTCACATAACGATGCGGCTCTTCACCGTGGGAGCGGGACTTCAGTCCTTCCTCACGAACTACATCATGCACGATCTTGCGCTCAAAAGAATTCATCGGCTTAAGATCCACCGGCTCACCGGTTTCACGCGCTTCGTCGATGGCGTCCAATGCGATATCATGCAGACGCTGACGCTTATGCTTAAGATAGCCGTCAACGTCCACGATGAGGTGAGACCGTTCGCCAGTCTTCTGCTGAACCGCCAAACGGGTGAGCTGCTGCAAGGCATCCACCACTTCCCCATTGCGGCCAATCAGATGCTTGATATCAGTGTCATCATCGGCAACAATCTGTACGGTCGGGCGATTGTTGCGTACGCCCATCTCAATATCGCCTTCATAGTCGACGATATCCAGCAATTCTTCAAGATAATCGGCAGCGATATCAGCTTCTTCATTGAGCTGATCGATGGTCTTTTCATCATCTTGCGCCATGGTTGTGTACTCCTTTGAGCGGGGTGTCTGTTCTCAGTCTAAGTCCTGTTTATCACTTCGGTAATAACCCTGAAGGAAGGGCGTGTCCCGTGTTTCACGTGAAACACGGGACACCTTGCTCACTTCTTTTTCTTCTTGCGAGATGGCTGCTGCCGCTGATACCCGTTCTTCGTTTTGCTCTCGGCTGCGATCTTGGCCTTCTCCAACTCCTCTTCTTCGAGAGATGGAAGGCCGGCCTTGACGCGGCGGGCATTCTCATGTTCGTGATCACGAACGGTCTTGGCTTCCGCCGCCG encodes:
- a CDS encoding ParA family protein; its protein translation is MESATDTIKRIFGGSSSPLGAQIADESSRYRALQKVTFPKPERTRMIAVANQKGGVGKTTTAVNVSSALAQYGARVLLIDMDPQGNASTALGARHTSGEPSVYDVLEGRMSIAEVKQTCPDCELLDVVPASIDLSGAELEVADMADRNVLLKRAVDEFLNTSEQHYDYVIIDCPPSLGLLVINAMCAVTEMLIPIQAEYYALEGLGQLINTIGLVQEHFNPALLVSTMLVTMFDKRTLLSREVHEEVKKHYPTIVLDTTIPRTVKISEAPSFNQSVIAYDPKGMGAISYCEAALEIARRSPTVLQAIDARRNEN
- a CDS encoding acetolactate synthase large subunit — encoded protein: MTTENASEHTPETTRHEHVRNVADLFVECLVNEGVHVIYGIPGEENIPLMEALERDGRIRFVLTRHEQGAGFMASTQGHLTGKPGVCMATLGPGALNLTLPVAQANASTIPMVAICAQGNVSRLYKESHQIVDLVSVFRPLTQWTSMIATPSSVPEIIRKAFSVAQRKRPGATCLILPEDVAEMPVPAGIRPLPLPDTMHIRPTDGTIARAADIISQAQHPIILAGNGVARAHAENRLLALAEQLNVPVATTFEGKGVISDHIPNALGVVGFMKHDYENFAFDEADLIISVGFSIQQFDPKKINPNDDKTIIHINTFIEDTDAHYSTALNIMGDIDQTLEALITRLQVKGIRFDESHPLIHELLNSEFRSYASDDSFPMKPQRIVYDTRRAMADDDITLVDTGALKMWMARLYPTYYSNTCVIDNSLSTMAWTLPGAVAASLENPGRPVLAVMGDGSFLMNVQEIETSVRVGARMVVLVWVDKAYGLIKWKMNIHNGSYEDVDFDDPDVLELAHSFGARGHVIEAADELYPTLCEALKNQSGVDIIACPVDYSENMKLIEKLGEVDFGN
- the trxB gene encoding thioredoxin-disulfide reductase; the protein is MSDLRDVVIIGSGPAGYTAAIYLGRAGYRPLVIAGALTPGGQLVNTTEVENFPGFPDGILGPDLMDNMRKQAEKFGAEIIWDDVVSVTVDVESDTKTVTLDQGDIYQTRAVVVATGSQYRKLGVPGESEFSGKGVSYCATCDGFFFRDKPIVVIGGGDSAFEEADFLSRFGSSVTLIHRRDSFRASQIMVERAKNNPKIDFILNSVIEEINGNDNGVNSISIRNLKNESVEVISANGVFVAIGHTPATTFLDGVVNRDEAGYIQVEGASTRTSAPGIFAAGDCVDSVYRQAISAAGMGCRAALDAQSYLQ
- the rsmG gene encoding 16S rRNA (guanine(527)-N(7))-methyltransferase RsmG, with amino-acid sequence MTEVTDELDDSPILEEVLGDALVKLRIFHDKLAQEGEPRGLIGPRDVGIIWERHILNSAAIVPFVREATVRRQFKTVADIGSGGGFPGIVAAACLSDHRFTLVEPMERRVEWLNECVNDMGLDNVTVVRSRANAMIDAIRGSKTSRKNRGAISHTTPVLDLDGNPIATSHPFAVVTCRAVAPMTKLSGWTLPLLETGGRLVALKGQSAQDEIDKASKEIAKSGGVRPRVVDAEVGPGLESTHILLVDKR
- a CDS encoding Jag family protein, which gives rise to MAQDDEKTIDQLNEEADIAADYLEELLDIVDYEGDIEMGVRNNRPTVQIVADDDTDIKHLIGRNGEVVDALQQLTRLAVQQKTGERSHLIVDVDGYLKHKRQRLHDIALDAIDEARETGEPVDLKPMNSFERKIVHDVVREEGLKSRSHGEEPHRYVTVYLKSGSAGTTTEEDDFEDIVEI
- a CDS encoding ParB/RepB/Spo0J family partition protein — its product is MATKSRLGKGLGALFPALPGESQKHEDVVQEPQAAAEKPQDSKTSVATAQASVDAVHGMKQSGKKSVSRETAKKTSSRRNAMPSITLNETAHPADMFFGSSGLGVESSQQSVEKQTSVSRETESSDKKNEEPELLPVQGGYLVELRLSDVGPNLHQPRTIFDEDDLRELADSIQEVGVLQPIVVRKRPSEQIEAARKEQREQAQESAKNASEAHNMFEARMDSMYELIMGERRWRASQIAGLKTIPAIVKTTADDDMLRDALLENLHRVALNPLEEAAAYQQMIDDFGLTQAQLSKSVSKSRPQIANTLRLLHLPAVVQKKVASGLLSAGHARALLGLPAESDMEQLATRIISEGLSVRSTEEIVSMKVSESDQPKKPKANKLNPWAGTPVQMGLEQRFGTKVSIKGSKKHGRIEIVFKSEDDMNRIVDLLMQQQ